A genome region from Triticum aestivum cultivar Chinese Spring chromosome 2B, IWGSC CS RefSeq v2.1, whole genome shotgun sequence includes the following:
- the LOC123040137 gene encoding ethylene-response factor C3-like yields MNNHGDMYYCTGCTDPSCSSISSLGSFPSDDLSSDEMAETRLKNSAGLAAVARTAPASWNHFQAGRMGAAANSNPSSSSSSFSSWDSFPSDMSSGETAGAETSPRPKKRAASAAPSYIGVRARPWGRFAAEIRDSTRGGARVWLGTFGTAKDAAMAYDQAALSSRGAATALNFPLERVQESLCVLGATSTDMDGSPVLALKRRHSKRRRRNKAEIASDAATARMRKNKTMAMQERPVVELEDLGAEYLDELLRITCGTAY; encoded by the coding sequence ATGAATAACCACGGCGATATGTACTACTGCACCGGCTGCACCGATCCCTCCTGCTCCTCAATTTCGTCGCTGGGCTCATTTCCATCCGACGACTTGAGCAGCGATGAGATGGCTGAAACAAGGCTGAAAAACTCAGCAGGCTTGGCCGCCGTCGCCCGCACCGCTCCAGCCTCTTGGAATCATTTCCAGGCCGGACGCATGGGCGCCGCTGCTAATAGTAATCCATCCTCCAGCTCCTCCTCCTTCTCGTCCTGGGACTCGTTTCCCTCCGACATGAGCAGCGGCGAGACAGCTGGCGCCGAAACGAGTCCTCGGCCGAAGAAGCGAGCAGCCTCGGCTGCGCCGTCGTACATCGGCGTGCGCGCGCGGCCGTGGGGGCGGTTCGCGGCGGAGATCCGGGACTCAacgcggggcggcgcgcgggtctGGCTGGGCACCTTCGGCACTGCCAAGGACGCCGCCATGGCCTATGACCAGGCGGCGCTCTCCTCGCGGGGCGCGGCCACGGCGCTCAACTTCCCTCTGGAGCGCGTCCAGGAGTCGCTCTGCGTCCTTGGCGCCACGTCTACGGACATGGACGGATCGCCTGTGCTGGCGCTCAAACGGCGCCATTCCAAGAGACGGAGGCGCAACAAAGCCGAGATAGCGAGCGACGCGGCGACGGCCAGGATGAGGAAGAACAAGACGATGGCCATGCAGGAGCGGCCCGTCGTGGAGCTAGAGGACCTCGGCGCCGAGTACCTGGACGAGCTTCTCAGGATTACGTGTGGTACAGCTTACTAG
- the LOC123038833 gene encoding ethylene-responsive transcription factor ERF094-like yields MDNHGDLYCYTGRCMGAAADPSCSSSASLSSLDSFLSDMSSGETIGAETSPRPNKRAASTAPSYIGVRARPWGRFAAEIRDSTRGGARVWLGTFATAEAAAMAYDQAALSSRGAATALNFPLERVQESLRALNATGTGMAGSPVLALKRRHSKRKRRSKAEIANDAATCTRRKSKTMATQERFIVELEDLGTDYLDELLRITCV; encoded by the coding sequence ATGGACAACCACGGCGATTTGTACTGCTACACCGGCCGCTGCATGGGCGCCGCGGCCGacccctcctgctcctcctccgcctccttgtcGTCCTTGGACTCGTTTCTTTCCGACATGAGCAGCGGCGAGACGATTGGCGCCGAAACGAGTCCTCGGCCCAACAAGCGAGCAGCCTCGACCGCACCGTCGTACATCGGCGTGCGCGCGCGGCCGTGGGGACGGTTCGCGGCAGAGATCCGGGACTCgacgcggggcggcgcgcgggtgtggTTAGGCACGTTCGCCACGGCCGAGGCCGCCGCCATGGCCTACGACCAGGCGGCGCTCTCCTCGCGGGGCGCGGCCACGGCGCTCAACTTCCCTTTGGAGCGCGTCCAGGAGTCGCTCCGCGCCCTCAACGCCACCGGCACAGGCATGGCTGGCTCGCCCGTGCTGGCGCTCAAACGCCGCCACTCCAAGAGAAAGAGGCGCAGCAAGGCCGAGATAGCCAACGACGCGGCGACATGCACGAGGAGGAAGAGCAAAACGATGGCCACGCAGGAGCGGTTCATCGTGGAGCTGGAGGACCTCGGCACCGACTACCTGGATGAGCTTCTCAGGATCACGTGTGTGTAA